A single Desulfurellaceae bacterium DNA region contains:
- a CDS encoding class I SAM-dependent methyltransferase: MTEYDQFDALLYDHHASGLEGDIAFYVEEAKQAGSGILELGCGTGRILVPTAQAGVPIIGLDRAPAMLALAEQKLAALPPSVRSRVSLKHADMRDFQLDATLQLITVPYRAFLHLLTLKDQRRTLACIHRHLVPRGRLILDIFDPDIETLAAHSGPLGPVVKKDRIFQHPHTGRQVISWEARRYDLERQLLEQSSVFEEVDTEGR, translated from the coding sequence ATGACCGAGTATGACCAGTTCGACGCCCTCCTGTACGATCACCACGCCAGCGGTCTTGAGGGCGACATCGCCTTCTATGTTGAGGAGGCAAAACAGGCCGGCTCGGGCATCCTGGAGCTGGGCTGTGGGACGGGCCGCATTCTGGTTCCCACCGCCCAGGCCGGCGTCCCAATCATCGGCCTCGACCGCGCCCCGGCCATGCTGGCCCTGGCCGAGCAGAAACTCGCCGCCCTGCCTCCCAGCGTCCGCAGCCGGGTGAGCCTCAAACACGCCGACATGCGCGATTTCCAACTTGACGCGACGCTGCAACTCATTACCGTTCCGTACCGCGCTTTTCTGCACCTGCTGACCCTCAAGGACCAACGCCGGACCCTGGCCTGTATCCACCGCCATCTGGTCCCGCGCGGCCGTCTCATCCTGGACATCTTCGATCCGGATATCGAAACCCTGGCCGCTCATAGCGGGCCGCTGGGGCCGGTGGTGAAGAAAGATCGCATCTTCCAGCACCCGCATACCGGACGGCAAGTAATCAGCTGGGAAGCCCGCCGCTACGACCTGGAACGTCAGCTGCTCGAACAGTCCAGCGTCTTCGAAGAGGTCGATACCGAAGGCCG
- a CDS encoding amidohydrolase: protein MKLLKHFLLSVACVVWAWCLAGVTEAAVGEEDRQRILASIDARQSEYAALARRIWELAELGYQEEHSAAALQKVLREAGFALEAGVAGMPTAFVATAGAGKPVIGVLAEFDALPGLSQAAVPERKPIARGEPGHACGHHLFGTASVAAAVAVRDWLHTHEHPGTIRLYGTPAEEGGAGKVYMTRAGLFDDVDVVLHWHPSDRNKAGAATTLANKSAKFRFHGHSVHAAFAPHRGRSALDGVEAMNYMVNLLREHVEEEARLHYVITHGGLAPNVVPEFAEVFYYVRHVDGRRVEETWQRVVAAAEGAARGTGTRMEYEVIHGIHSLLPNEVLARLVDTNLRRIGGVTYTEEEQRFALALQETLGETPLPLGSQQDVQPFAFQVRRSSTDVGDVSWMVPTAGFSTATWVPGTPAHSWQAVAAGGMSIGVKGMLVAAKTLALTAIDLLIRPEVIQQAWTEFEERRGTDFQYRPLLGDRAPPLDYRR from the coding sequence GTGAAGCTCCTCAAGCACTTCTTGCTGAGCGTCGCGTGTGTCGTCTGGGCTTGGTGTCTGGCGGGTGTCACTGAGGCGGCCGTCGGTGAAGAGGACAGACAACGCATCCTTGCCTCAATAGACGCCCGTCAGTCCGAATACGCGGCGCTGGCCCGGCGTATCTGGGAACTGGCTGAGCTTGGCTACCAGGAAGAGCACAGCGCGGCGGCGCTGCAAAAGGTTTTGCGTGAGGCGGGCTTTGCGCTCGAGGCGGGGGTGGCGGGTATGCCGACGGCGTTTGTGGCCACCGCTGGTGCAGGCAAACCCGTGATTGGGGTCTTGGCCGAGTTCGATGCCTTGCCCGGACTCTCGCAGGCTGCGGTGCCGGAACGCAAGCCCATTGCTCGGGGAGAACCCGGGCATGCGTGCGGACACCATTTGTTTGGCACGGCATCGGTCGCCGCTGCCGTGGCGGTCCGAGACTGGCTCCACACCCACGAGCACCCTGGAACGATTCGGCTGTACGGCACGCCTGCCGAGGAAGGGGGAGCGGGAAAAGTCTATATGACCCGAGCCGGCCTGTTCGATGATGTTGACGTCGTCCTGCATTGGCACCCCAGCGACCGGAATAAAGCCGGAGCGGCCACGACGCTCGCCAACAAATCGGCCAAGTTTCGCTTTCATGGCCATTCCGTCCACGCGGCATTCGCGCCCCACCGCGGTCGCTCGGCTCTCGACGGTGTTGAGGCCATGAATTACATGGTCAATCTGTTGCGGGAGCATGTCGAAGAAGAGGCGCGCCTGCATTATGTCATTACCCACGGCGGGCTGGCCCCGAATGTCGTGCCCGAGTTTGCCGAGGTGTTTTATTACGTGCGGCATGTGGATGGCCGGCGGGTTGAGGAAACCTGGCAGCGGGTCGTTGCCGCAGCTGAAGGGGCGGCACGGGGGACAGGGACCCGCATGGAATACGAAGTGATTCACGGGATTCACAGCCTGTTGCCGAACGAGGTGCTGGCCCGGCTCGTTGATACGAACCTGCGGCGTATTGGCGGGGTGACGTATACCGAGGAGGAACAGCGCTTTGCGCTGGCACTCCAAGAGACTCTGGGAGAAACACCCCTGCCCCTGGGCTCTCAACAAGATGTGCAGCCCTTCGCCTTCCAGGTTCGCAGGAGTTCGACCGATGTGGGGGATGTGAGTTGGATGGTCCCGACGGCGGGGTTCAGCACCGCGACGTGGGTGCCCGGGACGCCGGCGCATTCGTGGCAGGCTGTTGCGGCCGGGGGCATGAGTATTGGCGTGAAAGGCATGCTGGTGGCAGCCAAGACGCTTGCCCTGACCGCCATCGATCTCTTGATCCGGCCTGAGGTGATTCAACAAGCCTGGACTGAATTTGAAGAGCGCCGGGGTACGGATTTTCAGTATCGACCCCTGCTGGGCGACCGTGCCCCACCGCTTGACTATCGCCGCTAA
- a CDS encoding AsmA-like C-terminal region-containing protein yields VQLRLQGQPAGLSYAGQVRLRQAAFSLPDWHVDISSLDGTLYVDPARLTTDELLWQIGRSSFQARGWVADYLSAHRTADLYVTVPKAHDRDVASFLPAGTLLDAGGTLSGHIKAFLSAGQLHTEGELRLRRVMLDLVSFLRPLEVDRGWLRWQGQRGRFHKGNRDNNTISKDITITFDISQGRWGGGALTGQGRFASLDPPRVELTAQLTDLDLEMALALDRLQPGAGIPGTVVRTELRADRLRYKSLQAHDLRLDCHWHDRQADLTLAGAQLAGGRVAGQVVLWPDRQAMLVTPQLTEVDTSRFLQDIGRPSGVLTGALSGNGRVAIADWQRWDRLVDWDASLSLVLRDGVIQRLPVLVRLWSALSLQGLLSFELPSLGTGLAFSSLGGDLTIDQGRLRTDNLVLDSSAVRFDTSGSLDLAPLTLDLTTALVPLHGITSSVAKVPLAGALLARGADRLTTLSFRVTGPLANPTVAPSLVR; encoded by the coding sequence GGTGCAGCTCCGCCTGCAAGGCCAGCCGGCCGGACTGAGCTATGCCGGACAGGTGCGTCTGCGGCAGGCTGCCTTTTCCCTGCCGGACTGGCACGTCGATATTTCTAGTCTGGACGGAACACTGTACGTTGACCCGGCGCGGCTGACGACTGATGAACTGCTCTGGCAGATCGGACGGTCGTCGTTCCAGGCCCGTGGCTGGGTGGCCGATTATCTGTCGGCGCACCGCACTGCCGATCTGTACGTGACGGTCCCTAAGGCGCACGACCGTGACGTGGCGTCCTTTCTGCCGGCCGGCACGTTGCTGGATGCGGGCGGTACGCTGAGCGGTCATATCAAGGCGTTCCTGAGCGCGGGTCAGCTGCATACCGAGGGCGAGCTGCGGCTCAGACGGGTCATGCTCGATCTGGTGTCTTTTCTGCGGCCGCTCGAAGTGGACCGGGGATGGCTGCGCTGGCAGGGACAGCGGGGAAGGTTTCACAAAGGCAATCGTGATAACAATACGATATCTAAGGACATCACGATTACCTTTGATATCAGTCAGGGGCGGTGGGGTGGCGGGGCTCTGACCGGACAGGGCCGCTTCGCATCCCTTGATCCGCCACGTGTCGAGCTGACGGCGCAGCTGACCGACCTCGATCTTGAGATGGCTTTGGCGCTCGATCGGCTACAGCCGGGGGCTGGAATACCCGGTACGGTGGTCCGTACCGAGCTGCGGGCCGATCGTCTGCGCTACAAGTCGCTGCAAGCCCACGACCTTCGTCTGGACTGTCACTGGCACGACCGTCAGGCCGACCTGACGCTGGCCGGGGCGCAGCTCGCCGGGGGCCGGGTGGCAGGCCAGGTGGTATTGTGGCCCGACCGCCAAGCCATGCTGGTGACCCCGCAGCTGACTGAGGTGGACACCTCGCGCTTCTTACAGGACATCGGCAGACCGTCCGGCGTGTTGACCGGTGCGCTGAGCGGGAACGGCCGAGTTGCTATTGCCGACTGGCAGCGCTGGGATCGTTTGGTCGACTGGGACGCCAGCCTGTCGCTGGTCCTGCGCGACGGCGTTATCCAGCGGCTGCCCGTTCTGGTCCGGCTGTGGTCGGCCCTGAGCCTCCAGGGCCTGCTCAGTTTTGAGCTGCCGAGCCTCGGTACCGGCTTGGCCTTTTCTTCTTTGGGCGGGGATCTGACGATTGACCAGGGCAGGCTGCGGACCGATAATCTGGTGCTCGACAGCAGTGCGGTGCGGTTCGACACCAGCGGCAGCCTCGACCTCGCTCCGCTGACCCTGGATCTGACCACGGCCCTGGTGCCTCTACACGGCATCACCAGCAGTGTGGCCAAGGTGCCGTTGGCCGGAGCACTCCTGGCCCGCGGGGCGGACCGTCTAACGACGCTGTCGTTTCGGGTGACGGGTCCGCTGGCCAACCCGACCGTGGCCCCCAGTCTGGTCAGGTAG
- a CDS encoding S49 family peptidase, translating to KKLLVRILATIGAWVVVMAIFGLLSSLMSRQHVPDRVVLELDLSQGLVEYLPTNSVTALMFGQTRTTRDVVDALERAAQDERVVGLLARITPAGLGLAQLQEIRDAIRLFRAQGKPALAYADGLGGIGPGNGVYYLATAFDEIYIQPSGGVGLTGLMFESVFFQGTLEKLGIEPRFGVRGKYKNAVNLYTQRQYTPPHKEAVQGLMESQFGQLVDGIAESRSLDQDTVRALMSSGPFLAQDALQAKLVDGLAYRDEVHQTLAERIGQEAERLSLFIYLDRAGRPHTEGDTIALIYGVGTVQSGKTSFDPVFGGPVMGADTVSAAFRRAIDDTEVRAIVFRVDSRGGSPLASDTIWRETMRAKQAGKPVIVSMGNVAGSGGYFVAMAADKIVAQPGTITGSIGVFGQKKSDCRRTRSIPATTPPCGAATWTSVPPSGRSSTSNSTGFITTSRPKWPRAEIWTTSTSCRSPRAASGPARTPRHTGWSTNWAAFRSPCAWPNRRPASLLRLPSRSDSFPASGLLALTSWTVCWAETAKTQPLPLGWPYGPASAPCDPSYI from the coding sequence TGAAGAAACTCCTGGTTCGTATCCTGGCAACGATCGGCGCCTGGGTCGTTGTCATGGCCATCTTTGGACTGCTGTCCTCGCTCATGTCCCGCCAACACGTCCCGGACAGGGTGGTGCTGGAGCTGGACCTCAGCCAGGGGCTGGTCGAGTATCTGCCGACCAACTCCGTGACCGCCCTGATGTTCGGCCAAACCCGGACCACGCGCGACGTGGTGGACGCCCTGGAGCGGGCAGCCCAGGACGAGCGAGTCGTCGGCCTGCTGGCCCGGATCACGCCAGCCGGCCTGGGTCTGGCCCAGCTCCAGGAAATTCGTGACGCGATCCGGCTCTTTCGGGCGCAGGGCAAACCTGCGCTGGCCTACGCCGACGGGTTGGGCGGTATCGGCCCAGGCAATGGCGTATACTATCTGGCCACCGCCTTTGATGAAATCTATATCCAACCGTCCGGCGGGGTGGGCCTGACCGGCCTGATGTTTGAGAGCGTTTTCTTTCAAGGGACGCTCGAAAAGCTCGGTATCGAGCCGCGTTTCGGCGTACGCGGCAAGTATAAAAACGCGGTCAACCTCTACACCCAGCGGCAGTACACCCCGCCGCACAAAGAGGCCGTACAAGGACTGATGGAGTCGCAGTTCGGCCAGCTCGTGGACGGGATTGCCGAGTCCCGCAGCCTCGATCAGGACACGGTCCGGGCCCTGATGAGCAGCGGCCCCTTTCTGGCCCAGGACGCGCTTCAGGCCAAGCTAGTCGACGGTCTGGCCTATCGGGACGAGGTGCATCAGACGCTGGCCGAGCGGATCGGACAGGAGGCCGAGCGACTGTCCCTGTTCATCTATCTGGACCGGGCTGGCCGCCCCCATACCGAGGGCGACACCATCGCCCTGATCTATGGAGTCGGCACTGTCCAGTCCGGCAAAACCAGCTTCGACCCGGTGTTCGGCGGTCCGGTCATGGGCGCTGACACGGTCTCCGCAGCTTTCCGTCGGGCGATTGACGACACCGAAGTGCGGGCGATTGTCTTTCGCGTCGACAGCCGGGGCGGCTCCCCGCTCGCCTCCGATACGATCTGGCGCGAGACGATGCGCGCCAAACAGGCCGGCAAACCGGTCATCGTCTCCATGGGCAACGTCGCCGGCTCCGGGGGATATTTCGTTGCCATGGCCGCCGACAAAATTGTCGCCCAACCGGGAACGATTACCGGCTCAATCGGCGTCTTTGGCCAGAAAAAATCGGACTGTCGTCGGACGAGATCCATACCAGCGACAACGCCACCATGTGGAGCAGCAACCTGGACTTCAGTCCCGCCCAGTGGGCGAAGTTCAACCAGCAACTCGACTGGATTTATCACGACTTCACGACCAAAGTGGCCCAGGGCAGAGATCTGGACCACGAGCACGTCCTGTCGGTCGCCGAGGGCCGCATCTGGACCGGCCAGGACGCCAAGACACACGGGCTGGTCGACGAACTGGGCGGCTTTCCGGTCGCCCTGCGCTTGGCCAAACAGGCGGCCGGCATCGCTCCTGAGGCTACCGTCGCGGTCAGACTCTTTCCCCGCCAGCGGCCTCTTAGCGCTCACCTCCTGGACCGTATGCTGGGCAGAGACGGCGAAGACGCAGCCTCTGCCTCTGGGCTGGCCCTACGGTCCAGCCTCCGCGCCCTGCGACCCCTCGTACATCTAG